A window of Eucalyptus grandis isolate ANBG69807.140 chromosome 4, ASM1654582v1, whole genome shotgun sequence genomic DNA:
ACTTGCCTATCAAACAAATAACTACTCCTGCATTTTCCGTAACAATTATTCTCGCTTGAGTTCTAATGCTAATTTTGCTCTATCTTCAAATCTAGTGTACTATCCTCGTAGTGTGACACGTGGCAATCAATCACCTAGCTATTGACTCTAGAGTTGGCTTCTAAAATTCCATTGAGGCTTCGCTTAAGTAGCCTCCACGAAAGCTATTTTACCCTTAACTTTGTGATTCAAAATGAAGCGTTTTACTCAATGTTCTTCTCGTGATTGGCACGTGGTTTCAAGAGTAATTTTAGATGTCAACAagaatattttgtcaatttgaatttcttataatgACAAATTAGATTTGAGTTATGATCACGAAAATGAGTTCAAAACCCTTTTTGAATTAATGAAGTAACTtgagtaaatattttttaaaagtaatgaCATTTAtctgattaattaaaaaattgtgaaatcaCAGTGATCGGgcttaagaaattttttataattagtaatctcatttttccatttaaatgTTATATTGGTCGAAAAGTTAAGGCCTATTTGACCAATTACCCATTCATTTAAGGagtgtattttcaactttatccTCCCACCAAGAAAAGGAGTTACGCAACCAAAAAACTCTATTGAAGAATCTTccaaatatttaataaaatataatctatggAGTCATCAGAATATTAGGAAGTGATACATAACTGCCTTCGATATCTGGTAACATTCTTTCACTGTAAAATTATGAGTTAAATCATTCTAATTTATACTAAATTAAATGAATGATGGTCagttttttcttaaatttgaggACTCTACTTCATTTTCATTAAAGCAATTTACTCATAATTAAATGATTCGGGAGTGTGATAGACATGTTACTTTAGCTTGTGAAGTAAATGGAAGCACCCTACCCAATGAACACTACGTTAGATAAAATTTATGAGGAGTTACAAAATACAGAGCAGCAGATAaatccttttcctctttctttaaaTTAGAAAATGCTTCGCCGTCCTTAATTCCTACGATCAATCCAATCATTCTCTTCTTTCCAGTTTCCACGgtctctctaaaaaaaaaaaaacttgaggaaTCTAtcataaacataaaaaataatcaccctagaaaaccctaaaaagtcaacaaaaatatGGCGAAAAAGTGTTTGCACGTCTCCTTTTTCAATAAACATTCATGTTAGTGGGTGGGACTACTAATCATCCCCCACTGGTGTGATTAATTAACTAACTAGTGAAGCACTTAGCAATTTCGTCTTAATCCCTCCACTGCTATAAGCTATTTTCAAGGTCACGTGCGCTTATGCAGCCCAAGACAAGGAATTAGACAATCAAAATAGAAATACTTTTATTACTAGGGATTGATTCCTCCATTCATTATAACATCACTTTTTCTACTCTTTTGTTAGAAAATGTTTAATAGTTGTGACATGTGAAAGTCACATTCGACAGTCTAACTAAATGAGAGAATATTCTGGACCTCGTGGacaggaaattaaaaaataaatatattagttaatATTAAACAAGCCAACTATCGAAGGGGTTAGtatcaccaaaagaaaaaaattcaaaccgtGCATTCACGCTACTTCATAGtaatatttttgtcataaaaaatttcaaactggtACACTGTGATATCTACTCAAGTCTTAAGGCAAATTTAGGgtaaaattaggaattaatagATTTTTCGAAACATGAGGGAACTCTTAGGGTAACATTTGCAAATTTAGTAGATTTTTTAACTTCCTTAAAACGAAATTGCTTAGGAGACTCATTTATATTGAATTTCTATGTCGGGTCCAAGTCTGTGCCAATCACCTTGTTTGAGACGCGTGTTTCCTGCCACTAATTTGATGAGGATATTGTATGGAAGTTAATAGAAGATAGATTTGTCATGGGCGtactgatttgagatttttgtgacACGAAAGTAAGTTCGGGAAAACATGGCATGGGAGCACCGGCATGGGATTTCTTTTGCAGTTTGGAAATTAATGCCTAATAAACATGGCACAAGCAAACCGGTTTAAGATTTCTTGTGATGCTAAGTTTTGTACAAGGAGGTGAGGAGCTTGTGGCAAtgcctctttttcttcctttctcacAGGCCATGGAGTCTCTGCATTCTAGCCTGACGTCGATTACTTCCATGTCGGCCGattagggtgcatttgtttgtgtttctgttaaaaaattattccagggaacggaaatagaaaaaactatttctgttccggggaacaattttgaccagaaaacgcgtttggtaaacttgtttcaggaataaaaaagaaccgaaacacgtttggtaaatttgtgtttttttttttttgtttcttttaatttttaaattttattttattttcctttttttctttctttttctttttttttcttcttttggccggtcgccggcctcggccatggctggcgaccggccgacgagggccggcgtcCTCGCCCAGCCACTGCGATGCTCCGGTGAGGTTGCTGGCCCTCGATGGTGTCGCCGAGGCCCTCGAcagccggtcgccggtcatggcgaggccggcgaccggccaaagaaaaaggaagaagaaaagaaagaagagagagaaaatttattactccaaattgttctagaaacaagaagcaagtttttttttttttttttatttatgttccaaatgtgttaaaggaacagaaaaatagatttgaaacaaaaatgcaaacaaatgcgtttttgttctttttttgttccccgaaacaaaacaaaaaaaaaaggattttgcttataaacagaaaaaagaaatacaaacaaccAGCCCCTTAGTGATCGAGATTAATCAATTAAATCAAGGTCGCGGAGGGGGCCAGTCTAGTGGTTGGGACTATGTGATATCTGCGTCATCCCCCTCGCCCCGACATCGTCTTTACGGCGTGCTGTTCCTGTTTTTCTGTTActacgttttttttttgtcttgacCTCATTCCGTCATCTACCAAGGAATGCGGACCATAAGTTGGTCACGAGCTCAGCTAACCACGGCcgagaaaagaaaggggaaaatgaTGCAGACACCCTGATCATTATCGTTGTCGATGATTGGAGCTTGGACCCTTCTGCTCCAGCATCAATAATTACAAACTTTTGTATAGCCTGAACCAGGCACTGGTTGCCCTTCTCGATGAGCAGTGCTGAGGATCCAAATGTTTGAGGGAACGTTAATCAGTTGATTAGTGTGCGAGGTGCTCTTTGGTTAGATGAGGGTGCGCATGCGCAACATGTGAGAGGGGTTTGATCAGTTGTTTAGACCATAGGAGATATCCAAGACGGATGCCGTAGATGATGTTGTCCAATTCGTCCGAGAAATAAACACGTGCTTGCGTACAAATGCAAGCATGTTTTCAAAACCGTCTTCGTGAAAAGACAAGTTCTCATACCGACTTGATTGACAATTTCAAAAATCTTGATGTTTTAGCTACTGGCATTAGCCATCTACCATAAAAATCACAATCCCGTTGTGAAATGTTCAAGTTGAGCCATGATTACTTGGAATCGAGTCATGATTACTTTGGATTGAGGCACATGGTTAGCAAGCACGTCATTGCATCCCCACCGAGACACTAGCAATTAGGTTTTCTATTCATTCCTTAGTCGAGGAAGTGGATGTGGCATGTGAATAAGATCATAAACGAAGTCATTCGGGGTAATGATGAAGCAGAAAATATAGACTTTGCATGAGTGCGAGAACTTGGGATTGTTCTTCTCTCTATTCATTGCTTTCGGCTAGGAAACGAGGAAACGATTTCTAGGCATGAATGCTTCTATCCACACACGCTTAGATAACTAGACTTACGGTGCACGCAAAGGTTAATGTAATTGTAGCATgtagaagatgacataaaatagcatttgattaccaaatcagaatcagaatgaacctaatcaaacaaaaaattatgatcTCCTAATTGGTTATATTCATCGGCGCGAGCAAGAGTAGAAGTGAACATCATATAAAATGAATTTGAATAGAATTGAAATGCGCTAGTTCATTTTATTGTAGCGAGACTACTTGGATAGCTCGTGTAAAATGATGTTTTGACTTTGTACCGAGGGTGTTTCGCTATGAACTAGTCGTCTACTGAGTATGACATTGCCTTGAGAGAGTTCATCATAGGATTTAGAGAAAAGTGTGAAAGTTATAAGGATAGACATCATATACATTTAACAAAACCCTAGAAAGTACACCCCGCCCCAGGGCCCCGGGTGGGGGGATGGAAAATCTACAAGAGGTGCCCGTTCTCAGAATTTGAGAACTTACAAAGGCATCCAAGGTCCCCGAGTTTGGCTGGCAGGTAAGCACGTGTTTTGTGGATCTAAGATTCAAAACCACAGTGTAAACCTAAACAcccatttgattttgacatgCGTGGCCTGCATGGCTtgaaacatctctctctctctctctctctctctctctccctctctctcacatcaGCAACGACTCAGCAAAAGAGTCCAGCTGAACAAGATAATCCTCCGTCCTCAGAAGCTGCAGATATTCCTCTTAGAGCTTCTCGAGCGTCCCGTTCTGGTCTTTTGCTGGTTCTTTTTCGGGTGGGTACTCAGGACAATGAGGGTTGGCAGTACTGTCGTCATTTGCCCCGTTAAAAAATTAATGGTGACCGCGATCTTGCGGATCTCCAACAAAGAAGCCGTATAGCCCAGCAGTTTCATCTGACCTAACATGAGCCACTTCCCTGCCAAGTAACCCTCCTTGACTGGAGGACCAGCTAATCGCAGTGTTGCAGTCGAAACTGTAGTTTCTAGGTAACGGGAAGGACGTGGTAACCCCAATGGCCTTGGGAAGATGAACTATGGGCCTCTCCATGGCCTCCGCGGATGCTTTATTAGGGCTCTTCTAGTTGTTGTGCTTCGATTTCTTGGTGCTCTCTTTAGTGGATTTGGCGGTCGTTTTCCTCCTCTTAGTGCGGGTGAACGATGCGCCGGGCGGGTGTCTTGACTTCTCAGGAGCCTTTTGCTGAGGTGGGTGTTCCAGTAATTCTTGCTCTCGTTATCGGTTCGACTGAGGAGCCTACTGGCAATGAGACACCAGCGGTTGCCAAGAAGGGAGTGCAATCTGATTTGGCATGACAGCTCCCCTTGAATCTGTTCCATTCGGCTTCTCGGTTTGGTCTACGCTGCCATCAGCCGATTTTTTCATCGCACTTTTGCATTTGTCTCTGGAGTGTGGTTTCTTGctgatatttttttatgtatgaATTTCAGGTCTTTGTTAGAGATTTTGTACCTAGTGGATTGGCTTGCCTGATGAAAAAAGAGATGGAACCAGAAATTGTGAAGAACTTCCTGTTAAGGACCCTTCATCCCAAGGCTGGGAAAAGAGAATCGATAACTTCACTCTTGGAGAAGGAGTCATGCCTGAGAGCTTCAAAGTCGGTTTTGACTTGCAAGACAAAAAAGGAGAGACTAGTGGCGGATTTTGGCGGCAGTGCGATAGGAAGAGTCGCACCTGTTGATTCAGGGTTCTGGTGGATCATACTTACAAAGTGCGCGCATGATTATTCCCTTGCAGACCTGCCAGTTGTGCAGAAAGGAATGAAGCTGATACTTATCCTTTGCCTATCTTATGGATTTGACACATTCCCAACGCTTCTTTGCGCAGATGGTTGTAGCATGATTGAAAAAGAATGGCGAGTTTTCTCATCGTTCTTTTTCTTGAGTTTTATTGagctaaaacttgtcaaaatggcTGCGCGCATGCTTGGCATATCCGAGGAATTAAGAATTCACTTTTAGTTTGTTTAGTTACTGTTGTATCGAGAGTTGAATCCTACCTCTCAGAGCATCATCTGATGCAGGCTAGAGAAGATCATTACGTGGCGCTAAGGTTTCTATCCCCAGTAGCCTTCAGAGCAAACCAATaccaattgcattttttaatggCTGCAGCCATGCTTAAGCAACGCAACGCAacctaaattattaattttgtagCTAGTCTATCTTACGTCTACTCCGTAAAGCAACATGTGATGGTGATGGATAAAAAGTGCAAATGGGAGCTAGAGACCGGAAGACGACGGTCCGATTGGCGGGTCTTCCATTGGATCCGACAGTCGCCTGACACCAAGAAAGCAGAGGAAGCATCGCCTTAAAAATCGGAactttttttcctcaaagagCGAGGTGCGCGAAGTGATACGAGCTGGAAGGAGTGCTTGAGGCTGGAGTTGGAGCGCAGCGCGTCGAGGAGAAGCTGTTCCCATGGTGCCGTCGCCGTTGGACTGGCCATGTTTCTGATTCTTCCACTCTGCTTTGGGGATAACTGGACAACAATTCATatgtttcttcttgttttggaataaaatttatgtttccccaacatattttcttaatttttaccaaaatatagttatgcttttttttttggcaacaaGAAGATTTGTGCACGTCTAAGTTACATATAAAAgaagtttgattttcatttttggctCTCCTGCAATCATGTCATTTATATacaaaatggggaaaattgttAGATAAGCTCCAAACCTGTTGcattggtgtcaatttagtcataattttttaacttggtatcaatttagttattctaACTAATTTTAACTAGACATTACTGATGTGAATGCTGGTCGGCTTAGGTGATATCACCAActatttttaataacattttaatagtttttaattttctctccttcttcttcttccttttattggtgagaagaaaggagagaaaaattaaaaaaataaaaattattaaaatatatccACATTAGTGTTGCCGATTCCACGTAAACCGGCTAATATCTATGTCAACAATATCtgaccaaaattagttggaatgattgaattgacatcaagttaaaatgtttaagactaaattgacacaaatgcaataggtttatgactgtTTTGATACTTTCCCTACAAAGCGATAAAAACTTATTGGAAAACCCTGGCGATTCTACTAATGTGTGTATTATTGGTCGATAGATGTGCAAGTAATATGTAATTCATGATCCAACAAATCCGTTAAAGTAAGGATTGCTCTGCCACCATCAAGGGCGAGCAAGGTATTGGAGGCCAATGTGTCTGAAAGCTGGCTGGACTAAGTAGAGCTTGaacaaatataataaaatgagaaatttgtGAGGACTTGgatgaatcaaggaaaagtgAACAGTTGAGTGGAACCAGCATCGCCAATATGTTTGCAAGAACCGAAGATAGTAGGTGAACAGTTGTTTCGgtgaaaaaagcaaaaatacaaCGGGTTGAAGGAGTCGAAGTTGTGTGATGTGCTTTTATTATCTAAATAGaattaataccctgaaaaatcctaaattggtacagctgtgacaaatttatcctaaattattttttgatcatgaaaaacctaaactgttatacttatgacaaatttatcccgattgaccataaaaaaaccctaaactgatacatttatgacaaatttacccaaaactaatttattcgaccgcaaaaaaccataaactggtaaatttgtaataaatataccatccgctaaattggattaatactacaaaaaaaatcacaaaaattgtaaactgtgacaaatgaTGGTATATCAGTCAACTgcatgtgtcatttaacttaataatttgactgtaaaatttaacaaaaactaatagaggataaatttgtcacaagtgacCAGTTTGggtaaaatttatcaaatgtatattagtttggggtttttggtgatcgaaaaaatagtttagggtaaatttgtcataggtgtaccagtttggggtttttaggatattaattcATCTAAATAAGAAGACTAGAAGCTCTCTTGGATagatttgaaattcaaattagCGGTTAATAACCAGGTTCAGGGTCTAGAAGTTGCAGCAGAAAATCAACAGTCGCATTTTCTGCAAGCAGTTAAACAGTCAATTCACAACTTGATAGAGGTAGACAGACTCCATTTCAGGAAACCTCCTTTGTGCCTAGCAATAATAGTTTGTATGAGGAGACTGCAGGCCGGTAAAGGTGATCTTCTGTCCAACGACTAATTCAAGCTTGGgagaatatgaaaatgatttaaataaaGACTGCTGAAGGACCTGGCGGAATTGAGGAAGCTTCAACTCCCTAAAATGTTAACTGCCTGTAATCTGCTTGGGATAGACCGTTTAAGAGTGATAGAGGTGCTTGTGTTTGGTAGAGTGATTCATAAGCTTTGTGTAGAATCAACACCTGCTACTATCCGTAACTTTCTGAAGATTGCTAGCAAATTCCAGTCTGATTCTTGACTGTTAATCTAAGTGAGTAGATGTAGGCTTGATTATAAGTTCAATCATTACAATTTCCTCTTAAAATGTTCTATCCTTTAAACTCATTTACTTGCGTATCCGATAGAAGTACCGGCTCTTATTAAACTCTTTCTAGTTTTTTACTTCTATTAAAGTTTACTTGCAAACATTTCGtgaaatgttttaaatttatttaaaacaacctGTTGATCCCCTCTAGGTTGTTGTGTCGGCATTAACAATTAGTATCATAActcaattgcttattttttgaAGGGTCCTATTTCAAAGCATAAAGATCTTTTGAAATGGCTAACATCATTGGACCCTCAGCTGTTAAGTGTCAACCCATCTTGAGGCCTCCAGTGTTTCAAGGAATTGACTTGATGATTATTGGAAATGCCGAATGAAAATGTTACATCCAAACGATTGATTACGAGCAGCTCCTATCAATAGAGTACCGCCAGCAGCAGCAATCCCCTAGAAGAATAGACAAAAGGACTTACTTTAAAAGCTCAAAActcttcatatttttattttattttattttttcctcttcgtCATCTAGTTTTTCTCCCTGTGGTCCAGCGAACGGAATATGAAATAGACACGAAGTCACTTTTGAAGAGATGATAGAGTGAGACCAAAATGAACACCATCTTAGGAAGCTATCACATATTCGTGATGAGTTATAATGAAAGGACCATTCGAATGTACACGAGGTACGTTGACGTAATCGATGGTCTTGCTAGTCAAAGTAAGATTTGTGCAAATCTAGAGAATGTTGACAAATTGATACATGCTCTTGTCATGGCTTGATAAATTGATGTGTTCCAGAAGGATTGTGGCTCATCTATGAGTAATCGATTCTTCAATTTCACGAAACCATTAGTGTTCTAAAATACTCATCGGAAAGGGATAATGCACCTACGTAATGACTACAGAGATTTAAACTCTGTTGTTAGACTAAAGAGGAGATCTATAATTATGGTTAGCCTCATACTTGTATATATAGGGAGATTTCCTCCCGAATTGTATCATCTCATTCACAAGTAAAAAATATACTAATGAGCTTCtctctttaaaaaatctttTTACGATTCCTGTTAGTGAGTCAAGTGTGATTATGATTGACTTGGGAGAAATCTTAAAGCCGTATGAGTTAAGGAACACTAGATTGATCAACCCGTGACACTCTTTCAAAGAAATAGAGTCATGTTAAGGCTTTAATTCGTGTCAACCCACTAGTAATGGATGGGATGATGGGCACTCTACCGGGGCTGTAAGGTGAGCTGGAAAGTGATGAGCGCAGCATGAAAAGCAAAGTTGGATTCAAGAATCTTacgagaaaagggaaaaaaattcatg
This region includes:
- the LOC120292443 gene encoding probable alkaline/neutral invertase F isoform X2 codes for the protein MTAPLESVPFGFSVFVRDFVPSGLACLMKKEMEPEIVKNFLLRTLHPKAGKRESITSLLEKESCLRASKSVLTCKTKKERLVADFGGSAIGRVAPVDSGFWWIILTKCAHDYSLADLPVVQKGMKLILILCLSYGFDTFPTLLCADGCSMIEKEWRVFSSFFFLSFIELKLVKMAARMLGISEELRIHF
- the LOC120292443 gene encoding probable alkaline/neutral invertase F isoform X1 produces the protein MRRAGVLTSQEPFAEVFVRDFVPSGLACLMKKEMEPEIVKNFLLRTLHPKAGKRESITSLLEKESCLRASKSVLTCKTKKERLVADFGGSAIGRVAPVDSGFWWIILTKCAHDYSLADLPVVQKGMKLILILCLSYGFDTFPTLLCADGCSMIEKEWRVFSSFFFLSFIELKLVKMAARMLGISEELRIHF